One Terriglobales bacterium DNA window includes the following coding sequences:
- the aceA gene encoding isocitrate lyase, translating into MGSKRNGHGIERDMGMQEKPKKANGHGAVSTWQDAIERPYSPADVQRLRGSVRIEHTLARRGAERLRRLLASEPYVAALGALTGNQAVQQVQAGLKAIYVSGWQVAADANDAGQMYPDQSLYPVDSVPNLVGRINRALQRADQIHHAEGRDEIDWFAPLVADAEAGFGSALNAFELMKAMIEAGAACVHFEDQLASAKKCGHLGGKVLVPTEEFIRKLVAARLAADVMGVPTLLMARTDANSATLITSDVDERDRRFFSGGRTKEGFFQISGGLEVAIARALAYAPYADMIWCETAHPDLQEARRFAEAVLERFPGKPLAYNCSPSFNWKKNLDDATIARFQQELAAMGYKFQFVTLAGFHSLNLVMFDLARGYRDEGMSAYCRLQEAEFRNERETGYAAVKHQRFVGTGYFDDVARTIAGGATSTEALHGSTEEEQFTNQSTGIEVRP; encoded by the coding sequence AAACCGAAGAAAGCGAACGGGCATGGCGCGGTGTCGACATGGCAGGACGCGATCGAGCGCCCGTATTCTCCAGCGGACGTGCAGCGCCTGCGGGGCTCCGTGCGCATCGAGCACACACTGGCGCGGCGCGGAGCCGAACGTCTGCGGCGTCTGCTGGCCAGCGAGCCGTACGTGGCCGCCCTGGGCGCCCTCACCGGCAACCAGGCGGTGCAGCAAGTGCAAGCGGGGCTGAAGGCGATCTACGTCAGCGGATGGCAGGTGGCGGCCGACGCCAACGACGCCGGTCAGATGTATCCCGATCAGAGCCTGTATCCGGTCGATAGCGTGCCGAACCTGGTGGGTCGCATCAATCGCGCGCTGCAGCGGGCCGACCAGATCCACCACGCCGAGGGCCGGGACGAGATCGACTGGTTCGCTCCGCTGGTGGCCGACGCGGAAGCCGGCTTTGGCAGCGCTCTGAACGCGTTTGAGTTGATGAAGGCCATGATCGAAGCCGGCGCCGCCTGCGTCCACTTCGAGGATCAACTGGCGTCCGCGAAGAAGTGCGGACACCTGGGGGGTAAGGTCCTGGTGCCGACCGAGGAGTTCATCCGCAAGCTGGTGGCGGCCCGGCTGGCCGCCGACGTGATGGGCGTTCCCACGCTCTTGATGGCCCGAACCGATGCCAACAGTGCCACGCTGATCACCAGCGACGTTGACGAACGCGACCGGCGGTTCTTCAGCGGAGGCCGCACGAAAGAGGGATTCTTCCAGATCTCCGGCGGGCTGGAAGTGGCCATCGCGCGCGCGCTGGCATACGCCCCTTACGCCGACATGATCTGGTGCGAGACCGCGCATCCCGACCTGCAGGAAGCTCGGCGATTCGCGGAAGCCGTGCTGGAACGCTTCCCGGGGAAGCCGCTGGCCTACAACTGCTCACCGTCGTTCAACTGGAAGAAGAACCTGGACGACGCCACCATTGCCCGCTTCCAGCAAGAGCTGGCGGCCATGGGCTACAAGTTCCAGTTCGTGACCCTGGCCGGATTCCACTCTTTGAACCTGGTGATGTTCGATCTGGCGCGGGGCTACAGGGACGAAGGCATGTCTGCCTATTGCCGGCTGCAGGAAGCCGAGTTCCGGAATGAGCGGGAAACAGGCTACGCTGCGGTGAAACACCAGCGATTCGTGGGCACCGGGTATTTCGACGACGTGGCGCGGACCATCGCGGGCGGCGCGACCTCTACGGAAGCGCTGCATGGCTCGACGGAGGAGGAGCAGTTCACGAACCAGAGCACGGGTATCGAGGTCCGCCCGTAG
- a CDS encoding MFS transporter gives MDTVRRWKLLLLLCAADFMAYVAIFSVPPVIGELARHFHVDYERAGLMMTAYSVVRTAASLAAGIYSDRYGVKRFVLAGLGLVAAAGYFSAHAPSFGWLLVCRVLIGVGATVVFVPGLAAAIHMLPRERVNLASGSFLSSLYLGMSVALLATPMLAERLGWQRAFELYAAVTIAVGAAFLLFTRGESLRKEPGPVAATPRSPVRALLGTPLLLASGVYFLFLFQTYGLLTWLPEYLKVVRQYSPPEVGSVSMLLGVVLIPGSVFAGWLSDRVGAWGVAVAGSLICAVCPALLVMYPEMTIGQVSTVVFWKAVGTSMIAVPLAGLLAHLVPASDSGKAVGLAHTAGYAGSIVSTYLGGYLLQRFGNYDWPFGIFSVSMIVNLGMLALLRGPFRKARVAAASGAEKEPAPARA, from the coding sequence ATGGATACGGTGCGGCGCTGGAAACTCCTTCTCCTGCTGTGCGCGGCAGACTTCATGGCCTACGTGGCCATTTTCTCTGTGCCGCCGGTCATCGGGGAACTGGCGCGGCATTTCCATGTGGACTACGAGCGGGCGGGGCTGATGATGACCGCCTACTCGGTGGTGCGCACGGCGGCGAGCCTGGCCGCCGGCATCTACAGCGACCGCTACGGAGTAAAGCGGTTCGTGCTCGCCGGACTGGGCCTGGTGGCGGCGGCAGGATACTTCTCTGCTCACGCGCCCAGCTTCGGGTGGCTGCTGGTTTGCCGGGTGCTGATCGGAGTCGGGGCCACGGTGGTATTCGTGCCCGGCCTGGCGGCCGCCATTCACATGCTGCCCCGGGAGCGCGTGAACCTGGCCAGCGGCTCGTTTCTGAGCTCGCTCTACCTGGGAATGTCGGTGGCGCTGCTGGCGACGCCGATGCTGGCGGAACGGCTGGGCTGGCAACGCGCGTTCGAACTGTACGCCGCGGTGACCATCGCAGTAGGGGCGGCGTTCCTGCTGTTCACGCGCGGCGAAAGCCTCCGCAAGGAACCGGGACCCGTGGCCGCCACGCCACGCTCACCGGTTCGCGCGCTTCTAGGAACGCCGTTGCTGCTGGCCTCCGGCGTTTATTTCCTGTTCCTGTTCCAAACCTATGGGCTGCTCACGTGGCTGCCGGAATACCTGAAGGTGGTGCGGCAGTACTCGCCGCCGGAGGTGGGTTCGGTCTCCATGCTGCTGGGCGTGGTGCTCATCCCCGGCTCAGTGTTCGCCGGCTGGCTGAGCGACCGCGTGGGCGCCTGGGGCGTGGCGGTGGCGGGATCGCTGATCTGTGCGGTGTGCCCCGCGCTGCTGGTGATGTATCCGGAGATGACGATCGGGCAGGTGTCCACCGTTGTCTTCTGGAAGGCGGTGGGGACAAGCATGATCGCCGTGCCGCTGGCCGGCCTGCTGGCCCACCTGGTGCCGGCTTCCGACAGCGGCAAAGCTGTGGGCCTGGCTCACACGGCGGGCTATGCGGGCTCGATCGTCTCCACCTACCTGGGCGGGTATCTGCTGCAACGCTTCGGCAATTACGACTGGCCGTTCGGCATTTTTTCCGTCTCGATGATCGTCAACCTGGGAATGCTGGCACTGCTGCGCGGACCATTCCGAAAGGCTCGAGTAGCGGCAGCCAGTGGCGCGGAGAAGGAACCGGCGCCGGCGCGCGCGTGA